The following proteins are encoded in a genomic region of Tenebrio molitor chromosome 7, icTenMoli1.1, whole genome shotgun sequence:
- the dmpd gene encoding F-box only protein 28 codes for MVSTRQMSSGSGGTPENPEQSGPESGLARITRNSTAIAPTSQVQCRSLVRYVPKPNFLDLPQEIIQKIFSYLTYKNICQLRFVCTRVDRICGDMLNTAFHRLQHHLLDRFHDIKRRMPRRESARRNHHLACESDIIETLHMRLTLLQMSLGKHIERKHCCFFPGEILDEVLHILNYVKSTPKLARPYKVTDELFDLSTMAMEYFKEKIEPALPEIAYFNSEFLNYTESSPKNYLCMEADIEEPKGCESPPHEVTITEVSTEVAPQSNIVLRKGIRKIRQGMRRYNSQLSILRQDVRTCRQKAVEHQKLMSEQQKQLAEQQKQILEYANRMDENDKKNEEISRKFSTLLQELNKCKTELQYWRSRSPAIPLFCTSCGNSVLPNPEELEVFANEEMDLERLSTELLSDFVPINGESSEPTTEVPAAETTPEISVNTESSYVSSTDNKSTKRKLDEARETPTRTLASKKTRRFLKGRNNKRTKI; via the exons ATGGTTTCTACAAGACAAATGTCCAGTGGAAGTGGTGGAACTCCCGAAAACCCCGAACAAAGTGGCCCAGAAAGTGGTCTGGCTAGAATCACTCGAAACAGCACAGCTATTGCACCGACTAGCCAAGTACAATGCAGAAGTCTCGTCCGTTATGTACCAAAACCGAATTTTTTAGACCTACCTCaagaaattattcaaaaaattttcagcTATTTAACCTACAAGAATATATGTCAGCTCAGATTT GTTTGCACCCGAGTGGATCGAATATGCGGCGACATGCTAAATACGGCATTTCACCGTTTGCAACATCATTTACTTGACAGATTTCACGATATCAAACGAAGAATGCCTCGAAGAGAGAGCGCAAGAAGAAACCATCATTTGGCATGCGAAAGCGACATCATAGAAACCCTCCACATGAGGCTGACCCTTCTACAGATGTCGCTCGGCAAACACATAGAACGTAAACATTGTTGTTTCTTTCCGGGTGAGATTCTCGACGAAGTTTTGCACATCTTAAATTACGTGAAAAGCACACCGAAACTGGCGCGACCTTACAAAGTCACCGACGAACTTTTCGACCTGTCCACGATGGCGATGGAatatttcaaagaaaaaattgaacCTGCTTTGCCGGAAATCGCTTATTTCAACTCGGAATTCCTCAATTACACgg aGTCGAGTCCGAAAAACTACTTGTGCATGGAAGCAGATATAGAAGAACCGAAAGGTTGTGAAAGTCCGCCGCACGAAGTCACGATTACGGAAGTTTCCACAGAGGTGGCGCCACAGTCGAACATCGTGTTGCGTAAAGGCATCAGGAAGATCAGGCAAGGCATGAGACGGTACAATAGCCAACTGTCTATTCTGCGCCAAGACGTGAGAACATGCAGACAGAAAGCCGTGGAACACCAGAAGTTGATGTCGGAACAGCAGAAACAACTGGCCGAGCAGCAGAAGCAGATTTTGGAGTACGCGAATAGGATGGACGAGAACGACAAGAAAAACGAAGAGATCTCCCGGAAGTTCAGTACTCTGTTGCAGGAATTGAACAAGTGCAAAACCGAGTTGCAGTACTGGCGTTCGAGGTCGCCAGCCATACCGCTGTTCTGCACGAGTTGCGGCAACTCCGTTCTGCCCAATCCAGAGGAGTTGGAAGTTTTTGCGAACGAAGAAATGGATCTGGAACGGCTGAGCACGGAGCTACTTTCGGATTTCGTTCCGATCAACGGAGAAAGCAGCGAACCGACTACGGAAGTCCCCGCCGCGGAGACGACGCCGGAGATTTCGGTCAATACCGAATCATCGTACGTATCTAGCACCGATAATAAAAGTACCAAACGAAAATTAGATGAGGCAAGAGAGACGCCGACTAGGACGCTCGCTAGTAAAAAGACGCGCAGGTTTTTAAAAGGACGCAAcaataaaagaacaaaaatttaa
- the bigmax gene encoding max-like protein X isoform X2, with translation MPRDHSTFTRCNSTGSISLGNPSSLNSDDEDEIESKPSPMSYKERRREAHTQAEQKRRDAIKKGYDTLQELVPTCQQTDVSGYKLSKATVLQKSIDYIQYLQQQKKKQEEERNALRKEVVALRIMQTNYEQIVKAQQTQPGHTETRISDEVKFSVFQAIMEQLFLTFSNVSVTNFSELSAGVFSWLEECCKPQTLKETVVKVLQRHNSRMRSQQPPNS, from the exons atgccgCGGGATCACAGCACGTTCACGAGGTGCAACAGTACAGGTTCAATCAGTCTCGGAAACCCCTCGTCGCTCAATTCAG ATGATGAGGACGAAATTGAAAGTAAACCGTCGCCCATGAGTTACAAAGAGCGACGTCGAGAAGCCCACACTCAAGCGGAACAAAAACGCAGAGACGCGATTAAAAAGGGTTACGATACTTTACAAGAATTGGTACCAACCTGTCAACAGACTGATGTTTCTG GGTACAAACTGAGTAAAGCTACAGTTTTACAAAAGTCAATAGATTACATTCAATACCTGCAACaacagaagaaaaaacaagAAGAGGAAAGAAACGCCTTAAGAAAAGAAGTGGTAGCGCTTCGAATTATGCAAACTAATTATGAACAAATTGTTAAGGCGCAGCAGACTCAGCCGGGCCACACAGAAACCAGGATTTCTGATGAAGTAAAATTTTCTGTG TTTCAAGCAATCATGGAACAACTTTTTCTTACTTTTAGTAACGTGTCAGTTACTAATTTTTCTGAATTATCGGCCGGCGTGTTTAGCTGGTTGGAAGAGTGCTGTAAGCCTCAAACCTTGAAAGAAACAGTTGTGAAAGTTTTGCAAAGACACAACAGCCGAATGCGGAGTCAACAGCCGCCTAATTCATAG
- the bigmax gene encoding max-like protein X isoform X1: protein MPRDHSTFTRCNSTGSISLGNPSSLNSGKRTIFGEGLPNWVSSDDEDEIESKPSPMSYKERRREAHTQAEQKRRDAIKKGYDTLQELVPTCQQTDVSGYKLSKATVLQKSIDYIQYLQQQKKKQEEERNALRKEVVALRIMQTNYEQIVKAQQTQPGHTETRISDEVKFSVFQAIMEQLFLTFSNVSVTNFSELSAGVFSWLEECCKPQTLKETVVKVLQRHNSRMRSQQPPNS, encoded by the exons atgccgCGGGATCACAGCACGTTCACGAGGTGCAACAGTACAGGTTCAATCAGTCTCGGAAACCCCTCGTCGCTCAATTCAGGTAAGAGGACAATTTTTGGTGAGGGTCTTCCCAATTGGGTGTCTTCAGATGATGAGGACGAAATTGAAAGTAAACCGTCGCCCATGAGTTACAAAGAGCGACGTCGAGAAGCCCACACTCAAGCGGAACAAAAACGCAGAGACGCGATTAAAAAGGGTTACGATACTTTACAAGAATTGGTACCAACCTGTCAACAGACTGATGTTTCTG GGTACAAACTGAGTAAAGCTACAGTTTTACAAAAGTCAATAGATTACATTCAATACCTGCAACaacagaagaaaaaacaagAAGAGGAAAGAAACGCCTTAAGAAAAGAAGTGGTAGCGCTTCGAATTATGCAAACTAATTATGAACAAATTGTTAAGGCGCAGCAGACTCAGCCGGGCCACACAGAAACCAGGATTTCTGATGAAGTAAAATTTTCTGTG TTTCAAGCAATCATGGAACAACTTTTTCTTACTTTTAGTAACGTGTCAGTTACTAATTTTTCTGAATTATCGGCCGGCGTGTTTAGCTGGTTGGAAGAGTGCTGTAAGCCTCAAACCTTGAAAGAAACAGTTGTGAAAGTTTTGCAAAGACACAACAGCCGAATGCGGAGTCAACAGCCGCCTAATTCATAG